Below is a window of Bacteroidota bacterium DNA.
CATTCGTTACGGTCAACTGCGCCGTGTAACTTCCGGGATTGATGTAGTAAACCGTTTCAGTGGAGTTGGTACTCGTTGCCGGTGTTCCCCCGGTGAACGTCCATGAGAAAGAAGTGGAACTTGAAGAACCCGATCCGTCGAATACAAGTGTCTGGTATTCGCAAACTGTAGTGTCGCTCGCAGTGACCATTGCCACCGGCGGATCATCCACATTGATATCGATGGTTGTGTTGCTCACGCATCCGTTCGCACCTGTGCCCTGCAGGTTGTACGAAATGCTCTGCGTGGGCGTACTCGTTACATTCGCACCCGTAGTTGCGCTCAGGTACGTGCCAGGGCTCCACACGTACGAGCTCGCGCCCGACGCTGCGAGCGCTATCGGTGTTCCGGTGCAATATGTAGTTTGATTCGGAGTGAGCGTTACATTTAAAACAGGATTCGGATTCACCGTGATATTTACAAATGAAGAATCGAACAAATGACATCCGCCGCCAATCACATACAATATTGCCTGGTAACTTCCTGCACTGTTGTACAACACCGATTGCATAATGTTGTTTGATGTGATGGGTGTTGTTCCCGGAAAATACCAGAGCAGTGTGTCTTCGAATGTAGAACCGGTAGCATCAAAACTCACCTGGTTGCCTGCGCACAATGTAAGCGGGCTCGCTGTAAAAGTGGAAACAGTATTTTCACCAGTGAGCGACGGATGCATGTACAAAGAAATATCGAGCGTCCATGATCCTGCCGTATTGTACTGGTGCCACGTGTTGTTACTTTGTTTTTCCCAAACAGCAGAAGGAGTTGTCTGTCCCGTGGTATTGCTCACAATGGAAAGTGTATCGTGATTTGTGGGCCAATTTAAATTCGTCACATCTACACTCACAAAAAATTTCTTCGAAGCAGGAAGTGTGATCGGATTATTCACATAAGAAATATCGGTGTAATAATTATTGCTCACATCGCCCATGATCTGTCCCATGGTAAGATTCATTGTAGATCCGATCTGCGCGCCGGGACTTCCGCTTGTTCCATCGTAAACTTTCACCGGAACTATTTTCGCAGGATTACTTGAATAAGCAAGTCCGAACGCGATCCACAGATCGACCATTTGTGTGTATGGACTTGATGACGCATCGAAGTACATTGCTTTTTCTTTATCGAGATTCGATTCCAGTCCATTGATCCAACCATTTTGTCCGACTGTTGCACCTGTGTAATAATTTACGGGACTCCATGTTCCCGGCGGAGGATAATTAATTTTTGTACAACCATTCGCAACATTCACCGTGATGTAATTCGGCGCAGTGTAAGTATTCGATCCATGCGAATTGGTAACTGTCAATGAAACATTGTAAGCACCGGGTGTGTTGTAAGTAATGAGCGGAGGATTCTGTCCATTGAAAGTTGCAGGAGTTCCGCCGGAGAAACTCCACGACCATGTAGTAGGAAGATAAACCGACTGATCTGTAAATTGCACCGATCCGCCGGCAGTAACAGTTGTGACATTCGCAGTGAATGCAGCAACCGGCGGCCAGTTAAGCGTTCCACTAATGCACGACATAGCAGCAGCGGCATCAATTCTTCCCGCGCCAAGTTGCCCGATGTAAGAAGAATTCATCGCGTCAATATTTGTTGCAGATGAGGAGAGACAATTGCGGATATCTGTTGGCGTCAATCCCGGATTCAATGAAAGCATCAATCCACAAAGGCCGGCAACCATCGGGCACGCCATAGAAGTTCCCGACATATTTCCGTAGGCATTTCCGGGAAGTGTAGAATAAATATTATTTCCGGGCGCAGTGATGTCGACCCAGTTTCCATAATTGGAAAAACTTGCTTTGGTATCATTGCTATTCGATGCAGCAACTGCAATACACTCGGTGTAACCGGCAGGATAAAAAATTGAACTCGAATTATTATTTCCTGCAGCAGCAACGAGTACGCACCCCTGATTGCTTGCCCATGTAATAATATTCTGCGCCGTTGCAGAACTGCTTGCCGATCCCCACGACATGCTGATCACATCTGCACCTGCAGCAACGGCATACACCACTCCATCGTATCCATTCGTAACAGAAGAAGGAGAAGCAGAATTCGCCGTTGCTTTCACTGCAATAATTTTACAACTGTAACCGATAGATGCAATTCCTGTACTGTTGTTCGTACGCGCGCTCGCAATTCCCGCGCAATGTGTTCCGTGATCGAAAGTAGCATTCGGCGGATTCGGATTATTATCATTGTCTGCTACATCAAATCCGTTCACATCATCAATGTATCCGTTTCCGTCATCATCAATTCCATTGGTAGGATTTTCTCCGGGATTCACCCAGATATTTGCAGAAAGATCTACGTGTGTGCGATCGACCGCATTATCAACGATCGCAATTTTTATAGTTGAGCCGGAAGAAAAAGAATTCCATGCAGTAGCTGCATTGATCACGCCGAGATGCCACTCGGAACTATACGAAGGATCATTCGGCACAAGACATTCTTCATCGAGCGGAACGCGTTCCGAATAGACCACATCATTTGTTTTATCAAGATCACCGATGATGTTCATCACATTACTTACATCACTGAATTCGAGAAGAAAAGTGCGCTGCAGCACTGGGGAATTTTTTGCTGCTGCGAACGGGCGCGACAAATGAGTGAAATTGTATTTTTTGCTGAGACCGTTCAGAGAAGGAAGAGTTCCCATTGGGAGATTACGCGGATCTTCGTGAATATTATTCACCAGGCGAACGGTACTCTTCACCTGGAACCAGATTTTTCCGTCCTGGTAACCGGGATAAATTTTCTGAGCCTGAATAGCGATCGAGAGGAGAAATACGAATGAGGTGAGTAAAAGTTTTTTCATTTTAAAACGTTTTAGGTTCAATTTCGGAAAGGGGCGTTTTTGACGCTACTAAAAATGCGGAAAAAAACT
It encodes the following:
- a CDS encoding S8 family serine peptidase; this translates as MKKLLLTSFVFLLSIAIQAQKIYPGYQDGKIWFQVKSTVRLVNNIHEDPRNLPMGTLPSLNGLSKKYNFTHLSRPFAAAKNSPVLQRTFLLEFSDVSNVMNIIGDLDKTNDVVYSERVPLDEECLVPNDPSYSSEWHLGVINAATAWNSFSSGSTIKIAIVDNAVDRTHVDLSANIWVNPGENPTNGIDDDGNGYIDDVNGFDVADNDNNPNPPNATFDHGTHCAGIASARTNNSTGIASIGYSCKIIAVKATANSASPSSVTNGYDGVVYAVAAGADVISMSWGSASSSATAQNIITWASNQGCVLVAAAGNNNSSSIFYPAGYTECIAVAASNSNDTKASFSNYGNWVDITAPGNNIYSTLPGNAYGNMSGTSMACPMVAGLCGLMLSLNPGLTPTDIRNCLSSSATNIDAMNSSYIGQLGAGRIDAAAAMSCISGTLNWPPVAAFTANVTTVTAGGSVQFTDQSVYLPTTWSWSFSGGTPATFNGQNPPLITYNTPGAYNVSLTVTNSHGSNTYTAPNYITVNVANGCTKINYPPPGTWSPVNYYTGATVGQNGWINGLESNLDKEKAMYFDASSSPYTQMVDLWIAFGLAYSSNPAKIVPVKVYDGTSGSPGAQIGSTMNLTMGQIMGDVSNNYYTDISYVNNPITLPASKKFFVSVDVTNLNWPTNHDTLSIVSNTTGQTTPSAVWEKQSNNTWHQYNTAGSWTLDISLYMHPSLTGENTVSTFTASPLTLCAGNQVSFDATGSTFEDTLLWYFPGTTPITSNNIMQSVLYNSAGSYQAILYVIGGGCHLFDSSFVNITVNPNPVLNVTLTPNQTTYCTGTPIALAASGASSYVWSPGTYLSATTGANVTSTPTQSISYNLQGTGANGCVSNTTIDINVDDPPVAMVTASDTTVCEYQTLVFDGSGSSSSTSFSWTFTGGTPATSTNSTETVYYINPGSYTAQLTVTNACGTNTTTSQTIVVGCAGVQPLSATDPSAFYNSTMQQIEITLPVPNDGYTITIWNALGQKVKTMTASDAKVNIGTADLAAGVYTLHILDGKVMHTMKFVKE